One segment of Streptosporangium brasiliense DNA contains the following:
- the glyA gene encoding serine hydroxymethyltransferase yields the protein MNKSAVGRCLSQGVDKLRRDDPLLFDLLESEHRRQSESLSLVASSGGTDSSVLAVTGASIVNATAEGYPGKRYHAGCRYVDQVEDLAIERAKQVFGAQYVNVQPHCASFANHSVMQSLLQPGETILGMALDQGGHLTHGAAVNLSGKLFKVHTYGLDDQGMIDYWQLGELAHAHQPRLIVCGTTSYTRLIDFNRIRAIAEEVDAYVLADVTHIAGLVAAGLHPSPIDAAHFTTTCTFKQLYGPRGGLIMMGRDADMLSDDGTQTLSQRIQSAVFPLMQGSPEVHTIAAKARALGRLLDPAFRELAQRIRVNADALAQALIRRDYEMVGGGTDNHIVLFRVPDGLTGAAAERALEFCDVLVNKNKVPGDTRGATTTSGVRLGSNTVSLRGMGPSQMERCAELIDTVLTHTRLLPDGGVTLPDPVREQVTASVRDLCRRFPLPYDADLPTSMGTSAR from the coding sequence ATGAACAAGAGCGCCGTCGGCCGCTGTCTGAGCCAGGGTGTCGACAAGCTACGCCGTGACGACCCCCTGCTGTTCGACCTGCTCGAAAGCGAACACCGGCGCCAGTCGGAGTCGCTGTCCCTGGTGGCGTCCAGCGGCGGCACCGACTCCTCTGTACTGGCCGTCACAGGCGCGAGCATCGTCAACGCCACCGCCGAGGGGTACCCGGGCAAGCGCTACCACGCGGGGTGTCGCTACGTCGATCAGGTTGAAGACCTGGCGATCGAGCGGGCCAAACAGGTCTTCGGTGCTCAATACGTCAACGTCCAGCCGCATTGCGCCAGCTTCGCCAACCACAGCGTGATGCAGTCGCTGCTCCAGCCGGGCGAGACCATCCTCGGCATGGCCTTGGACCAGGGCGGCCACCTCACCCACGGTGCAGCGGTCAACCTGAGCGGCAAGCTCTTCAAGGTGCACACGTATGGGCTCGACGACCAGGGGATGATCGACTACTGGCAGCTCGGCGAACTCGCCCACGCGCACCAGCCCCGGCTGATCGTCTGTGGCACCACTTCCTACACCCGATTGATCGACTTCAACCGTATCCGGGCCATCGCTGAGGAGGTGGACGCCTACGTTCTGGCGGATGTCACCCACATTGCCGGACTGGTGGCCGCGGGCCTGCACCCGAGCCCCATCGACGCCGCACACTTCACTACGACGTGTACGTTCAAACAACTGTACGGCCCGCGAGGCGGGCTGATCATGATGGGCCGAGACGCGGACATGCTCAGCGACGACGGCACACAAACCCTGTCCCAGCGCATCCAGAGCGCGGTGTTCCCGCTGATGCAGGGCTCTCCCGAGGTGCACACCATCGCCGCAAAGGCCCGTGCCCTGGGCCGGCTGCTGGATCCGGCCTTCCGCGAACTTGCCCAGCGCATCCGCGTCAACGCCGACGCGCTCGCCCAGGCGCTGATCAGACGCGACTATGAGATGGTGGGCGGCGGCACCGACAACCACATCGTTCTGTTCCGTGTGCCGGATGGCCTCACCGGCGCCGCCGCCGAGCGGGCCCTGGAGTTCTGTGACGTTCTGGTCAACAAGAACAAGGTCCCCGGTGACACCCGCGGGGCCACGACGACAAGCGGGGTCCGCCTGGGCAGCAACACCGTCTCGTTACGCGGGATGGGCCCCTCTCAGATGGAGCGCTGCGCCGAATTGATCGACACGGTGCTCACCCACACCCGCCTCCTGCCCGACGGTGGCGTGACCTTGCCGGACCCGGTGCGCGAACAGGTGACCGCCTCCGTACGAGACCTGTGTCGCCGCTTCCCGCTCCCTTACGACGCCGACCTGCCGACGTCCATGGGAACCAGCGCGAGATGA
- a CDS encoding type I polyketide synthase, with amino-acid sequence MSRTEDTRAVPEPIAVVGMACRLPGARSPEELWELLRQGRNTISEIPSDRFPVEEVHHPASGVPGKLASKYGGFVSGIDEFDAEFFGISPREAAATDPQHRMVMEVAWEAFEDAGLVLERMPELTGAAFMGVITSDYWDRQSGVLEELDVHTVAGSTRGGNAGRISYALNLTGMSVALDAACSSSLVAVQLAVQSLRAGSCDVAFAGGVNAILTPDHGIGFSQGAMMALDGQCKAFDARADGYVRSEGVGIVVLKTLSRAVADGDRIHALIRGAAAGNDGHSDGFMAPQVAGQQAALRAAYRDAGVDPASVAYVEAHGTGTSVGDPVEIAALAGVLGQGRPEDRPLLVGSVKTNLGHTEGAAGVTGLIKTVLCVKHGWLPASLNFTTPNPSIPWDEIRVRVCDQGQPWPDQDGPRRAGVSSFGVTGTNAHIILQEPPSAARPDGNRENRDRPMLLPISARTPGARNALAARYRDLLRTTPLHQVAPAAGVRRSHHEQRLAVVAGTAEEAAAKLDAYAANGHAEGVYTGEADDLGGTGRTAWVFPGQGAQWLGMGRDLLDEEPVFAAAIADCEKVMRHYVDWSLTAELSAGPEASRLAEIDVAQPTIFAVQVALVRLWRSWGFEPDAVIGHSMGEVAAAHVAGVLDLDDAARIICGRSRLIRATSGRGAMASVELSAERAEALIAERGGRAVLAVHNGPTSCVLAGTPEEIDATLRDLDAEGVFGRRVQVDIASHSPQMDPLRDPLLELLAPLRPGSGDVPLISTVTGRFIDGPGMDAAYWVNNLREPVLFADAVQHLAESGFDTFVEFSPNPLLARAVQQNLRHTGRDGVAVTALTRDTPGRTALLEAAAELYVNGRAVDFSRLQPGGTADVTLPSYPWQRKRYWKTADRTAARGGAASNAGGHPIIGRALTLAPSDTLIWDFTVDLERLPYLSDHRVHDMPILPGTAYHELALAAGQEAYDGAFEVEDLRLERALFLAPGTPQRLQARLEATGDDGRRRWTCHVADATGGGTTEWSSIATGVLRPCPPPELENRIDPPDLTCYPETVEVAEHYAAQHRRGIQQTGAFQSVVAIHRAEGAVAAELRVDDGIAPGLRRYLFHPALLDSALQPVMTLLGDTAAAEDTHLPVVTRRCRVHARPEPGTRLWATAVRTARPEPDLVEFDVWISDDKGRLLASINGFQLRRLVSELPEVVEHRAGRLLYGVEWAELQPLAEPVPERDHWLVVGDSPLGAELCSRLAATGARPLLVRHGSDYRRLAPGRRALDLASMEDWKLLTEEQTESGAWPPRGVVLVPTPPSEGAAGSAALEGCHDILALVKALTGTGTGAPPRLWLVTTAAQSPDGDDHVDPAQTAVWGLGRVIPYEHPELRCSLVDLPADPDPATVCALLAEIAHDGPETEIALRHGRRYTSRLRRRPLPPARPVSVRSDGTYLIAGGFGGVGLLTAEWLVGHGARDVVLVGRRGAPPSAADRIAAMRAAGARVHLVAADIASREDVANLLDDLARRLPPLRGVVNSAVVLDDGTLAQLDRERFFTPMPPKVEGSWHLHELTRHLSLDFFLLYSSAASVIGSPGQGNYSAANGYQDGLAWHRRAAGLPALSVNWGQWAATGQVAKAGNDLRLDERGFAGFAPAEALTILDRLLSDPPAQASVMSFDPTAWTRHFPALRGSSLLRELVEEGSVREETGPVPTPDMLADGGEKALRLITAYLCAQVAAVVQLPPEKVDPSQRAHRLGLDSLMAVQLRNRVAADLGVTLPVAVFLQRRTIGDLSTVALTHLREPASDPERV; translated from the coding sequence TTGAGCAGAACCGAAGACACCCGGGCCGTACCAGAACCGATCGCCGTGGTGGGGATGGCCTGCCGCCTGCCCGGCGCCCGCTCCCCCGAGGAACTATGGGAGCTGCTGCGCCAGGGCAGGAACACGATTTCCGAGATCCCCTCCGACCGGTTCCCGGTCGAGGAGGTCCATCACCCCGCGTCCGGCGTCCCCGGCAAGCTCGCCTCCAAGTACGGCGGTTTCGTTTCCGGCATCGACGAGTTCGACGCGGAGTTCTTCGGCATCTCCCCCCGCGAGGCCGCCGCCACCGATCCCCAGCACCGCATGGTGATGGAAGTGGCCTGGGAAGCCTTCGAGGACGCCGGCCTGGTGCTGGAGCGCATGCCGGAACTGACCGGTGCGGCCTTCATGGGGGTCATCACCAGCGACTACTGGGACCGCCAGTCAGGAGTGCTCGAAGAGCTCGACGTGCATACGGTCGCGGGAAGCACCCGAGGGGGCAACGCCGGCCGCATCTCCTACGCCCTGAACCTCACCGGGATGAGCGTGGCACTCGACGCCGCCTGCTCCTCCTCCCTGGTCGCCGTGCAACTGGCCGTCCAGTCGCTGCGGGCGGGATCCTGCGACGTGGCGTTCGCCGGTGGCGTCAACGCCATCCTCACCCCCGACCACGGCATCGGGTTCTCCCAGGGCGCGATGATGGCTCTGGACGGCCAGTGCAAGGCGTTCGACGCCCGCGCCGACGGCTACGTCCGCAGCGAGGGCGTCGGCATCGTCGTGCTGAAGACCCTGTCGCGGGCGGTGGCCGACGGGGATCGCATCCACGCCCTGATCCGCGGCGCCGCCGCCGGCAACGACGGGCACTCGGACGGTTTCATGGCCCCGCAGGTCGCCGGACAGCAGGCGGCGCTGCGGGCGGCCTATCGCGACGCGGGGGTGGACCCGGCCAGCGTCGCGTACGTGGAGGCCCACGGCACCGGCACCAGCGTCGGCGACCCGGTGGAGATCGCTGCACTGGCCGGAGTGCTCGGGCAAGGACGGCCCGAGGATCGCCCGCTCCTCGTGGGCTCGGTGAAAACCAACCTGGGGCACACCGAGGGCGCCGCCGGCGTCACCGGCCTGATCAAGACCGTGCTGTGCGTCAAGCACGGCTGGCTCCCGGCCAGCCTCAACTTCACCACCCCCAACCCCTCCATCCCATGGGACGAGATCAGGGTACGCGTGTGCGACCAGGGGCAACCCTGGCCCGACCAGGACGGGCCCCGCAGGGCGGGCGTGAGCAGCTTCGGCGTCACCGGCACGAACGCGCACATCATCCTCCAGGAGCCACCCTCAGCCGCCCGGCCGGACGGAAACCGCGAGAACCGCGACCGCCCGATGCTGCTGCCCATCTCGGCACGCACCCCCGGCGCCCGCAACGCGCTCGCGGCGCGCTACCGCGACTTGCTGAGGACGACCCCGCTGCACCAGGTCGCCCCCGCGGCGGGGGTACGGCGCAGCCACCACGAGCAGCGGCTGGCCGTGGTCGCCGGTACGGCCGAGGAGGCCGCGGCCAAGCTGGACGCGTACGCCGCGAACGGCCACGCGGAGGGTGTGTACACCGGCGAGGCCGACGATCTGGGCGGGACGGGCCGTACGGCGTGGGTCTTCCCGGGCCAGGGGGCGCAGTGGCTCGGCATGGGCCGCGACCTCCTCGACGAGGAGCCGGTCTTCGCCGCCGCGATCGCCGACTGCGAGAAGGTGATGCGCCACTACGTGGACTGGTCGCTGACCGCCGAACTCAGCGCCGGCCCGGAGGCCTCCCGCCTCGCCGAGATCGACGTCGCCCAGCCGACGATCTTCGCCGTCCAGGTGGCACTCGTCCGCCTGTGGCGCTCGTGGGGCTTCGAGCCCGACGCCGTCATCGGACACTCCATGGGCGAGGTGGCCGCGGCCCACGTCGCCGGAGTCCTCGACCTCGACGACGCCGCCCGGATCATCTGCGGCCGGAGCCGACTGATCCGCGCCACCAGCGGCCGCGGCGCCATGGCGTCAGTCGAACTGTCGGCCGAGCGCGCCGAGGCGCTGATCGCGGAGCGCGGCGGCCGGGCGGTCCTGGCCGTGCACAACGGACCGACCTCTTGCGTCCTCGCCGGCACGCCAGAGGAGATCGACGCCACCCTCCGCGACCTCGACGCCGAGGGCGTCTTCGGACGGCGGGTGCAGGTGGACATCGCCTCGCACAGCCCGCAGATGGACCCGCTCCGGGACCCGCTGCTGGAACTGCTCGCCCCCCTGCGCCCCGGGTCGGGCGACGTTCCGCTGATCTCCACCGTCACCGGCCGCTTCATCGACGGACCGGGCATGGACGCGGCGTACTGGGTGAACAACCTGCGCGAGCCCGTCCTGTTCGCCGACGCCGTCCAGCATCTGGCGGAGTCGGGCTTCGACACCTTCGTGGAGTTCAGCCCCAACCCGCTGCTCGCCCGCGCCGTCCAGCAGAACCTGCGCCACACCGGCAGAGACGGGGTGGCGGTCACCGCCCTCACCCGCGACACGCCGGGCCGCACCGCCCTCCTGGAAGCCGCGGCCGAACTGTACGTCAACGGCCGGGCCGTCGACTTCTCCCGGTTGCAGCCCGGCGGGACGGCCGACGTCACCCTCCCCTCCTACCCGTGGCAGCGCAAGCGGTACTGGAAGACGGCCGACCGGACGGCGGCGCGTGGCGGTGCGGCGAGCAACGCCGGAGGCCACCCGATCATCGGCAGGGCGCTCACCCTGGCGCCCAGCGACACCCTGATCTGGGACTTCACCGTCGACCTCGAACGGCTGCCGTACCTCAGCGACCACCGGGTCCACGACATGCCGATACTGCCGGGCACGGCGTACCACGAACTCGCCCTGGCCGCCGGGCAGGAGGCGTACGACGGCGCGTTCGAGGTGGAGGACCTCCGCCTCGAACGCGCCCTTTTCCTGGCCCCCGGGACGCCCCAGCGTCTCCAGGCCCGCCTTGAGGCCACCGGGGACGACGGACGGCGCCGCTGGACGTGTCACGTCGCCGACGCGACCGGCGGCGGGACCACCGAGTGGTCGAGTATCGCCACCGGCGTGCTGCGCCCCTGTCCGCCTCCCGAGCTGGAGAACCGGATCGACCCGCCCGATCTCACCTGCTATCCGGAGACGGTCGAGGTCGCGGAGCACTACGCGGCGCAGCACCGCCGGGGCATCCAACAGACGGGGGCCTTCCAGTCGGTGGTCGCGATTCATCGTGCCGAGGGGGCGGTGGCCGCGGAGCTGAGAGTCGACGACGGCATCGCCCCCGGGCTGCGACGCTACCTGTTCCATCCGGCACTGCTGGACTCGGCCCTGCAGCCCGTGATGACCCTGCTGGGCGATACCGCCGCGGCGGAGGACACCCACCTGCCGGTGGTCACACGGCGCTGCCGGGTCCATGCCCGGCCAGAGCCGGGCACGCGGCTGTGGGCCACCGCCGTGCGGACGGCGCGGCCGGAGCCGGACCTGGTGGAGTTCGACGTGTGGATCAGCGACGACAAGGGCCGGCTGCTCGCCTCCATCAACGGCTTCCAGCTCAGGCGACTGGTCAGCGAGCTCCCCGAAGTCGTCGAGCACAGGGCCGGCCGGCTGCTGTACGGCGTGGAATGGGCGGAGCTTCAGCCCCTGGCTGAGCCCGTACCTGAACGGGATCACTGGCTGGTCGTGGGCGACTCCCCCCTCGGCGCCGAACTGTGCTCCCGTCTCGCGGCGACCGGTGCCCGGCCGCTCCTGGTGCGCCACGGCTCCGATTACCGCAGGCTCGCGCCCGGCCGTCGTGCCCTCGACCTCGCCTCCATGGAGGACTGGAAGCTTCTGACCGAGGAGCAGACGGAGAGCGGGGCCTGGCCTCCCCGGGGTGTGGTGCTCGTGCCGACGCCGCCGTCGGAGGGGGCGGCCGGATCGGCTGCCCTGGAGGGCTGCCACGACATCCTGGCCCTGGTGAAGGCGCTGACCGGCACGGGCACAGGCGCTCCGCCCCGCCTCTGGCTGGTCACCACCGCCGCCCAGTCCCCGGACGGCGACGACCACGTCGACCCCGCGCAGACCGCGGTGTGGGGCCTCGGCCGAGTTATCCCCTATGAGCACCCCGAGCTGCGCTGCTCGCTTGTCGACCTTCCTGCCGACCCGGATCCCGCCACGGTCTGCGCCCTCCTGGCCGAGATCGCGCACGACGGTCCGGAGACCGAGATCGCCCTGCGGCACGGCCGCAGGTACACGAGCCGGCTCCGTCGCCGTCCGCTTCCCCCCGCGCGTCCGGTCTCCGTACGGTCCGACGGGACCTATCTGATCGCCGGCGGCTTCGGCGGGGTCGGGCTGCTCACGGCGGAGTGGCTCGTCGGGCACGGCGCGCGGGACGTCGTCCTGGTGGGCCGCAGGGGCGCTCCGCCGAGCGCGGCGGACCGGATCGCCGCGATGCGCGCCGCGGGCGCGCGGGTCCACCTCGTCGCGGCGGATATCGCGTCCCGTGAGGACGTCGCGAATCTCCTTGACGACCTGGCCCGGCGCCTTCCGCCGCTCCGCGGTGTCGTCAACTCCGCCGTCGTCCTCGATGACGGCACGCTGGCGCAGCTGGACCGGGAGCGGTTCTTCACCCCCATGCCGCCCAAGGTCGAGGGGTCGTGGCATCTGCACGAGCTGACCCGCCACCTCTCCCTCGACTTCTTCCTGCTGTACTCCTCGGCGGCCTCGGTGATCGGGTCGCCGGGGCAGGGGAACTACTCCGCCGCCAACGGCTATCAGGACGGGCTCGCCTGGCACCGGCGTGCCGCCGGGCTGCCCGCTCTGAGCGTCAACTGGGGGCAGTGGGCCGCGACGGGACAGGTCGCCAAGGCGGGCAACGATCTCCGACTGGACGAGCGAGGATTCGCCGGATTCGCTCCCGCCGAGGCGCTGACGATCCTCGACCGCCTGCTCTCCGACCCGCCGGCCCAGGCATCGGTCATGTCGTTCGACCCCACCGCGTGGACCCGTCACTTCCCCGCCCTGCGTGGCTCCTCCCTGCTCCGGGAGCTGGTCGAAGAGGGGTCTGTGAGGGAGGAGACGGGACCCGTTCCGACGCCGGACATGCTCGCCGACGGCGGCGAGAAGGCCCTGCGGCTCATCACCGCCTACCTGTGTGCGCAGGTCGCGGCCGTCGTCCAGCTTCCCCCGGAGAAGGTCGACCCGTCGCAGCGCGCACACCGCCTGGGCCTCGATTCCCTGATGGCGGTGCAGCTCCGCAACCGCGTCGCGGCCGACCTCGGCGTCACCCTGCCGGTGGCGGTCTTCCTGCAGCGCAGGACGATCGGGGACCTCTCCACCGTCGCCCTCACCCACCTGAGGGAGCCGGCAAGTGACCCCGAGCGGGTCTGA
- a CDS encoding class I SAM-dependent methyltransferase: MNRRRGLEVRWLNWSDAGEAILDLRRRVFVDEMNWPEKRIHRDRDADGLHLCAMSDGEIVAAISAYVYEPGAPELAALELSDTDGPTVGIGMRVELPEYRGHLISIEMGTSMACQISESLRPSRFFLYVHVDTLLHLVDRYARRNFTYHTQVGSGEDAVVVMKVEGKEELEEFYLNHRDLARKYSADDDGIRVPSLVRFLAESKRENLLAVDRLGSENHYLEQLRLGTEAPRLTAQGQVILAEQRPRLALTPFPPAPASLLDIGTGPGEYLATIAKEKSFAGYQVRGVEPAPGLLARARAAFPEYDFREGSAYTTGEPESSRDVVTANFLFVHLRSPDLALLEIRRILRPAGLLYVVDINDASFTGPEAIQRMMQIYDRNYVGDRLLLNDLPRRAREFGFEPVRHFSTTLHNTGGAEPVFGKDEIRLGKADAWSLLSFVRAQRGCEEIFREAQDSYFATECRLSLNLETQVYRLSA; the protein is encoded by the coding sequence ATGAACAGAAGAAGAGGCTTGGAAGTACGCTGGCTGAACTGGAGCGACGCCGGGGAAGCGATTCTCGACCTTCGCAGGCGAGTGTTCGTGGACGAAATGAATTGGCCAGAGAAAAGAATACATCGCGACAGGGATGCGGACGGCCTTCACCTTTGCGCCATGTCCGACGGAGAGATTGTTGCGGCAATCTCCGCGTACGTCTACGAACCAGGGGCCCCCGAGTTAGCCGCTCTGGAGCTGTCGGACACGGACGGACCGACAGTCGGGATAGGCATGCGAGTGGAACTTCCAGAATATCGAGGCCACCTCATCAGTATAGAGATGGGGACCTCCATGGCATGTCAGATCAGTGAGTCGTTACGGCCGTCCCGTTTCTTTCTCTACGTCCATGTCGACACGCTTCTGCACCTTGTCGACCGATACGCGAGAAGGAATTTTACCTATCACACCCAGGTCGGCTCGGGTGAGGACGCGGTCGTGGTGATGAAAGTAGAAGGGAAGGAGGAACTGGAGGAGTTCTATCTGAACCATCGAGATCTCGCCAGGAAGTACTCGGCTGATGACGACGGCATTCGAGTGCCCTCGCTTGTCCGATTTCTCGCCGAGAGCAAGCGTGAAAACCTCCTCGCTGTGGACCGCCTCGGGTCGGAGAACCATTATCTGGAGCAACTGCGCCTCGGTACGGAGGCGCCACGCCTCACAGCCCAGGGGCAGGTGATACTCGCGGAGCAGCGACCGCGCCTGGCCCTGACGCCATTCCCACCTGCGCCCGCGTCTCTACTGGACATCGGCACCGGACCGGGCGAATATCTGGCGACGATCGCCAAGGAGAAATCCTTCGCGGGCTACCAGGTGCGCGGCGTCGAACCTGCCCCTGGGCTGCTCGCGAGAGCCCGCGCGGCATTTCCGGAGTACGACTTCCGCGAAGGCAGCGCGTACACCACGGGCGAGCCGGAGTCGTCGCGAGACGTGGTCACGGCGAACTTCCTGTTCGTCCATCTTCGCAGTCCGGACCTCGCCCTTCTCGAAATACGCCGAATTCTGCGGCCTGCCGGGCTTCTGTACGTCGTCGACATCAACGACGCCAGCTTCACCGGTCCGGAGGCAATCCAACGAATGATGCAGATATACGATCGCAACTATGTCGGCGACCGGCTGCTCTTGAATGACCTTCCAAGGCGCGCCCGCGAGTTCGGCTTCGAGCCTGTCCGGCATTTTTCGACAACGCTCCACAACACGGGAGGCGCTGAACCGGTCTTCGGAAAGGACGAGATTCGACTCGGAAAAGCGGACGCATGGAGCCTGTTGTCCTTCGTGCGCGCGCAGCGCGGGTGCGAGGAAATCTTCCGAGAAGCGCAGGACAGTTATTTCGCCACGGAGTGCCGACTCAGCCTGAATCTCGAAACTCAGGTCTACCGGCTTTCGGCTTGA
- a CDS encoding cupin domain-containing protein gives MATGTVSSSAEARPARAVDGVVYHHHKDGGSPCEGLDGCTFVQLKGDPKTGASEAMFTLKAGTPFSPHWHTSPEHVVGVSGTMLWHVKGRKTYRVGAGDYLYYPSKAVHWGKCAPGADCVYYVYDSKPYDFHPAER, from the coding sequence ATGGCGACGGGAACGGTGAGTTCGTCCGCCGAGGCGCGTCCCGCACGCGCCGTCGACGGGGTCGTCTACCACCATCACAAGGACGGGGGGTCGCCCTGCGAAGGCTTGGACGGATGCACCTTTGTCCAGTTGAAGGGCGACCCGAAGACCGGAGCGTCGGAGGCGATGTTCACCCTCAAGGCCGGCACCCCGTTCTCTCCGCACTGGCACACCAGTCCGGAGCACGTTGTCGGGGTCTCGGGCACCATGCTGTGGCACGTGAAGGGCCGCAAGACGTACCGGGTCGGTGCCGGCGACTACCTGTACTACCCGTCCAAGGCGGTGCACTGGGGCAAGTGCGCGCCGGGCGCCGACTGCGTCTACTACGTGTACGACTCCAAGCCGTACGACTTCCACCCCGCCGAACGCTGA
- a CDS encoding SDR family NAD(P)-dependent oxidoreductase: MRRALEGKVALVSGGSRGIGAATARALAEQGADVAISFVASAEKAEAVVEDLVGMGVRARAYKADQGSPEEVKDLVDAVVEHFGRLDILVNNAAVWVVGAIDAPGADIEAFSRQHAVNFGGVVAAIRAAAGVMEEGGRIISVGSGTGTRVGWPGLADYVATKTGVIGYSKGAARDLAPRGITVNVVQAGCVDTDMNPADSELAPTFLASVPLGRYAQPEEIAAAIVFLAGPGGSYITGTVLNVDGGYNA; this comes from the coding sequence ATGAGGAGAGCACTCGAAGGCAAGGTGGCACTGGTAAGCGGTGGTTCGCGCGGTATCGGTGCCGCGACCGCACGCGCGCTCGCCGAGCAGGGCGCGGACGTCGCGATCAGCTTCGTGGCCTCGGCCGAGAAGGCGGAGGCCGTTGTGGAGGACCTCGTCGGCATGGGCGTGCGCGCCAGGGCCTACAAGGCCGACCAGGGAAGTCCGGAGGAGGTCAAGGATCTGGTCGACGCGGTGGTGGAGCACTTCGGGCGGCTCGACATCCTGGTCAACAACGCGGCGGTCTGGGTTGTGGGGGCGATCGACGCGCCAGGCGCGGATATCGAGGCGTTCTCCCGCCAGCATGCCGTGAACTTCGGTGGGGTGGTGGCGGCGATCCGGGCGGCTGCCGGGGTGATGGAAGAGGGCGGCCGCATCATCTCGGTCGGCTCGGGGACAGGCACGCGGGTGGGCTGGCCGGGGCTGGCCGACTACGTCGCCACCAAGACCGGTGTCATCGGCTATTCCAAGGGGGCGGCACGGGACCTCGCACCGCGCGGCATCACGGTCAACGTCGTCCAGGCCGGCTGCGTCGACACCGACATGAACCCGGCCGACAGCGAGCTGGCGCCCACGTTCCTCGCCTCGGTGCCTCTTGGCCGTTATGCGCAGCCTGAGGAGATCGCCGCGGCGATCGTCTTCCTCGCCGGTCCCGGTGGCTCCTACATCACCGGCACCGTCCTGAACGTGGACGGAGGCTACAACGCCTGA
- a CDS encoding BlaI/MecI/CopY family transcriptional regulator, translating to MRLGNLERSIMEALWNHPEGMLAQDLANALPSTPAVTTVLTVLVRLSRKGLVMRERVGRAHLYRAAGGKDVFVAEAMREVLDGAGDVEAAVSRFVGSVSPQVAAALREALNSRDLGEAP from the coding sequence GTGCGGCTCGGCAACCTGGAACGTTCGATCATGGAAGCGTTGTGGAACCACCCCGAGGGCATGCTCGCCCAGGACCTGGCCAACGCCCTGCCTTCGACGCCCGCGGTCACGACCGTGCTGACCGTGCTGGTGCGGCTGTCACGCAAGGGGCTGGTCATGCGCGAGCGCGTCGGCCGGGCCCACCTGTACCGCGCGGCCGGCGGCAAGGACGTCTTCGTCGCCGAGGCCATGCGTGAGGTGCTCGATGGCGCCGGCGACGTGGAGGCCGCGGTCAGCCGTTTCGTCGGCAGCGTGTCGCCGCAGGTGGCCGCCGCGCTGCGCGAGGCGCTCAACAGCCGGGATCTGGGCGAGGCGCCGTGA
- a CDS encoding pyridoxamine 5'-phosphate oxidase family protein → MRPWRCATWPRRTGPARSSDLSRRFQVVSEGSGLQPGPSTINHSEQGEIPLSLPPLSLAARTALLDELHVGVMSVTAGPDRAPLTTPVWYLAEPDGRIHVITGGRTRKATLLRTAGRAALCVQDERSPYRSVTVEGAVTVSTVDPDIRRRIAERYLDPDAASVYLSMTAPEEPQMVLVTLVPERYMTADFGPLLVAMAQ, encoded by the coding sequence GTGAGGCCCTGGCGGTGTGCAACGTGGCCGCGAAGAACCGGTCCGGCAAGATCGTCTGATCTGTCCCGGCGGTTCCAAGTAGTAAGCGAAGGGTCCGGCCTCCAGCCAGGCCCCAGCACCATCAACCATAGTGAACAAGGAGAGATCCCATTGAGCCTGCCCCCGCTCTCCCTCGCTGCCCGAACGGCACTGCTCGACGAGCTGCACGTGGGCGTGATGTCAGTAACTGCTGGTCCTGACCGAGCACCCCTGACCACACCAGTGTGGTATCTGGCCGAGCCGGACGGTCGCATCCATGTGATAACTGGGGGCCGGACGCGTAAGGCCACGCTGCTGCGCACCGCGGGACGAGCCGCGCTTTGCGTACAGGACGAGCGCTCGCCGTATCGATCAGTCACGGTTGAAGGTGCCGTCACTGTGAGCACGGTCGACCCGGATATCCGGCGGCGCATCGCAGAACGGTACCTTGACCCCGACGCGGCCTCCGTCTATCTCTCCATGACCGCTCCTGAGGAGCCGCAGATGGTCTTGGTCACGCTTGTCCCCGAGCGATACATGACCGCTGACTTCGGCCCGCTGCTCGTGGCCATGGCGCAATAG